The following coding sequences lie in one Sedimentibacter sp. MB35-C1 genomic window:
- a CDS encoding GNAT family N-acetyltransferase, producing the protein MISTRWFQGKNNIKDAVSLRQEIFAGELKLINYLVHDMYDEFAFNTVIYDDGVPAGTGRLLFKEGRYHIDNVCVVKKYRGMHYGDLIVRMLVRRAVNMGADKTYAEVGEDCMKLFENIGFETVQSDCSKFLMVKHGDVGGSCCKH; encoded by the coding sequence ATGATCTCAACAAGATGGTTTCAAGGAAAAAACAATATAAAAGATGCTGTAAGCTTAAGGCAAGAGATATTTGCCGGAGAATTAAAGTTAATTAATTATCTGGTACATGATATGTATGATGAATTTGCTTTTAATACAGTCATATATGATGATGGTGTTCCTGCGGGCACAGGAAGGTTGCTGTTTAAAGAAGGCAGGTATCATATAGACAATGTGTGTGTTGTAAAAAAATACAGAGGGATGCATTACGGTGATTTAATTGTGAGGATGCTTGTCAGAAGAGCCGTAAATATGGGAGCGGATAAAACATATGCGGAGGTAGGAGAAGACTGCATGAAATTGTTTGAAAATATAGGGTTTGAGACTGTACAATCAGATTGTAGTAAATTCTTGATGGTAAAACACGGAGATGTTGGAGGAAGCTGTTGTAAGCATTGA
- a CDS encoding TM1266 family iron-only hydrogenase system putative regulator yields the protein MDKRIGVVGIVIEDLTHIFEVNEILHQFAFIIVGRMGIPYKEKGVNVISLIVDGTTDEIGALTGRLGKIKNISVKSALSKK from the coding sequence ATGGATAAAAGAATAGGTGTAGTAGGAATTGTGATCGAGGATTTAACGCATATCTTTGAGGTAAATGAAATCTTACATCAATTTGCTTTCATTATTGTAGGAAGGATGGGCATCCCGTATAAAGAAAAAGGTGTAAATGTAATATCACTGATTGTGGACGGCACCACCGACGAAATTGGTGCTTTAACAGGAAGACTGGGAAAGATTAAGAACATAAGCGTAAAAAGCGCATTGTCAAAAAAATAA
- a CDS encoding FeoA family protein produces MKVLTHANIGEVVKVKKNDAQNLLKERLLALGVTNGANIEVLRKGPKNNLTVFRIRGAMIALRKEESSLIEIM; encoded by the coding sequence ATGAAAGTTTTGACTCATGCAAATATAGGAGAAGTCGTAAAAGTTAAAAAAAACGATGCTCAAAATTTACTAAAGGAAAGATTACTAGCTTTAGGAGTTACTAATGGGGCAAATATAGAAGTATTAAGGAAAGGTCCAAAAAACAATTTAACAGTATTTAGAATTCGTGGGGCAATGATCGCACTTAGAAAAGAAGAATCAAGCCTTATAGAAATTATGTAA
- a CDS encoding HAD family hydrolase produces the protein MIYTHIIWDFNGTLLDDVMAGIKSENVLLSRRNMPLIENIEQYHKYFCFPIVEYYKKLGHDFDKEDYNDLAIEWVTEYLKFSRESMLHDGIREALDKFKSEGCRQIILSASEKEMLTKQVRELNIHEYFDEILGLDNIHAYSKSEMAKEWVKGEKPRKALFIGDTTHDYEVACGMNVDCVLVAKGHQSRSTLLECGVPVFDTFYDMLSYWEKQ, from the coding sequence ATGATATATACACACATAATTTGGGATTTCAACGGAACGCTGCTTGATGATGTTATGGCAGGAATAAAGAGCGAGAATGTGCTGCTTTCCAGAAGGAATATGCCTTTGATAGAAAATATCGAGCAATATCACAAATATTTTTGTTTCCCCATTGTTGAATACTATAAAAAACTTGGGCACGATTTTGATAAAGAGGATTACAATGACCTTGCAATTGAATGGGTTACTGAATATCTGAAATTTTCGAGAGAATCAATGCTTCACGACGGTATCCGTGAGGCATTGGACAAATTTAAATCCGAGGGCTGCCGACAGATAATTTTATCAGCTTCGGAAAAAGAGATGCTGACCAAACAGGTTAGGGAGCTGAACATACACGAATATTTTGATGAAATACTTGGGTTAGACAATATCCATGCCTACAGTAAGTCTGAAATGGCAAAGGAATGGGTGAAAGGTGAAAAACCGAGGAAGGCACTTTTCATAGGAGATACTACACATGATTATGAGGTTGCCTGCGGCATGAATGTAGACTGCGTCCTGGTAGCCAAAGGGCATCAAAGTAGAAGTACCCTTTTAGAATGTGGTGTACCGGTATTTGATACGTTTTATGATATGCTAAGCTATTGGGAGAAACAGTAA
- a CDS encoding ABC transporter permease — translation MKHFILNSSKQKIFIVLFWVSMWEILSLVIGQEIYLPSPYSAFNALLNLLKCKNTYITIFYSTYRTLAGFALSCTAGILLGYLCGTNNLIHDLFNPFISTIRTIPVMSIIIIAIMWFSDTNVPIFVAFLMCFPIIWTNTVAGIKSADSNLLDMCRLYKVRKSRVIFSVYLFSALPYIRAAMISALGIGWKVTSAAEVLSLPKYSIGSFLYDSKVYLEMPDLFAWTIIIIILSITFEAILKKLFKLRNYDQS, via the coding sequence ATGAAGCATTTTATTTTGAACAGTAGTAAGCAAAAAATATTTATAGTATTATTTTGGGTTTCTATGTGGGAGATATTATCCTTGGTTATAGGGCAGGAAATTTACCTGCCTTCTCCTTATTCAGCTTTTAATGCCTTACTAAATCTTTTGAAATGTAAAAACACCTACATAACAATATTTTATAGTACGTACCGTACTCTTGCAGGATTTGCTCTTTCTTGTACAGCAGGTATACTGCTTGGTTATTTATGCGGAACAAACAATTTAATACATGATTTATTTAATCCCTTTATATCAACAATACGTACAATTCCAGTCATGTCGATAATAATAATAGCAATCATGTGGTTCAGTGATACCAATGTCCCTATATTTGTGGCATTCTTAATGTGTTTCCCGATTATATGGACGAACACGGTGGCCGGAATAAAATCAGCTGACTCAAACCTCCTGGATATGTGCAGATTATATAAAGTCAGGAAATCTCGTGTTATTTTTTCAGTTTATCTTTTTTCTGCTCTTCCATATATTAGGGCAGCTATGATTTCGGCTCTGGGAATAGGCTGGAAAGTAACATCGGCAGCTGAAGTGCTCAGCCTTCCGAAGTACTCTATCGGAAGCTTCCTTTACGACTCCAAGGTTTATCTTGAAATGCCTGATTTATTTGCATGGACAATTATTATAATAATATTGAGCATTACTTTTGAAGCAATACTAAAAAAATTATTTAAATTGAGGAATTATGATCAGTCTTAA
- a CDS encoding DUF1697 domain-containing protein, whose product MEKYVALLRGINVSGKNKVSMPLLKVAFEDIGFLDVRTYINSGNVLFSSDIRDKKELVNRCESIITERFMLNIPVAIVSKKELVEALDHAPQWWDNDKKVINQAIFLIPPVTIEEVYNSVGDAKPEYEQVDYYKNVIFWSAPRETLSKTRWYKIASSPVNSKVTIRNASTVKKILLLSNE is encoded by the coding sequence TTGGAAAAGTATGTCGCTCTTTTGCGTGGCATAAATGTAAGCGGTAAAAATAAAGTATCCATGCCTTTATTGAAAGTGGCATTTGAAGATATAGGATTTTTAGATGTTAGAACCTATATCAATAGTGGAAATGTTCTTTTTTCGAGCGATATACGTGATAAAAAAGAACTGGTCAACCGGTGCGAATCTATCATAACAGAAAGATTTATGTTAAATATTCCTGTGGCAATTGTATCTAAAAAAGAATTAGTAGAAGCCTTAGACCATGCACCACAATGGTGGGATAATGATAAAAAAGTAATTAATCAGGCTATTTTTCTTATTCCGCCTGTCACTATAGAAGAAGTATACAATTCAGTTGGAGATGCTAAACCAGAATATGAACAGGTTGATTACTATAAAAATGTTATTTTTTGGTCTGCACCAAGGGAAACCTTGTCAAAAACGAGATGGTATAAAATTGCCAGTTCACCAGTAAATAGTAAGGTGACAATTAGGAATGCCAGTACGGTGAAAAAAATACTTTTGCTATCGAATGAATAA
- a CDS encoding ABC transporter substrate-binding protein has product MKKVSLLLSIVLIIAVMAGCTNNTQPQTSEPAESQGAEENQPDSQQNSEPVNIMIAGLKGPTSIGMIKLIDEKALNSEKYNVEYIAESAPDALSAKIIKGDIQISSLPINLASVLYNKTGGKVQIMAVNTVGNLYIVGSEEISSIEELSGKTLGMSAKGSTPDFAMNYILKQNELNGKVELDYSTDHATLAQSVIAEDTKVALLPQPFVTQVSMKNNNVKILLDLNEEWKKASSNSSELYTGCIVVNKEFAESNMDFVEEFLSQYKESVNWVNENPKDASVLVEKNEIMPSAALVEKAIPNCGITFIPAKDIKSSLDGFYKILFDSNPASVGGTLPDEAFYFEQ; this is encoded by the coding sequence ATGAAAAAGGTAAGTTTATTGTTATCAATTGTCTTAATTATTGCCGTAATGGCAGGATGTACAAATAATACACAGCCTCAGACTTCCGAACCTGCTGAATCTCAAGGAGCTGAAGAAAACCAACCGGACAGCCAGCAAAATTCCGAACCTGTAAATATAATGATAGCAGGTCTGAAGGGGCCCACATCAATAGGAATGATAAAACTGATTGATGAGAAAGCTTTAAACAGCGAAAAATATAATGTAGAATATATAGCCGAAAGCGCACCGGACGCACTTTCAGCAAAAATCATAAAAGGTGACATACAAATCTCGTCTCTTCCTATAAATCTCGCATCTGTCCTATATAATAAAACGGGAGGCAAGGTGCAAATTATGGCAGTAAACACAGTGGGAAATTTATACATTGTAGGCTCAGAAGAGATTTCTTCAATTGAGGAACTTTCAGGAAAAACTCTTGGCATGAGTGCCAAAGGTTCTACTCCTGATTTTGCCATGAACTATATTCTTAAGCAAAATGAACTTAATGGAAAAGTTGAGCTAGATTATTCAACAGATCATGCAACTCTGGCACAATCTGTCATAGCTGAAGACACAAAAGTCGCGCTTCTTCCGCAACCGTTTGTAACTCAGGTTTCAATGAAGAATAACAATGTTAAAATCCTGCTTGATTTAAACGAAGAATGGAAGAAGGCATCTTCAAATTCCAGTGAATTGTACACTGGCTGCATTGTAGTTAATAAAGAATTTGCAGAAAGCAATATGGATTTTGTTGAAGAATTTTTAAGCCAATACAAAGAATCTGTCAACTGGGTTAATGAAAATCCAAAGGATGCCTCTGTGCTAGTTGAAAAAAATGAAATAATGCCAAGCGCAGCTCTGGTTGAAAAAGCAATCCCCAATTGCGGAATAACCTTTATCCCGGCAAAAGATATAAAATCAAGTCTGGATGGTTTCTACAAAATTTTGTTTGATTCTAATCCTGCTTCCGTAGGAGGAACTTTACCTGATGAAGCATTTTATTTTGAACAGTAG
- a CDS encoding helix-turn-helix domain-containing protein, with protein MTLGKKLRQIRKDKEMTKQELSVALNVPRERIKLYENGEEQPSEFYLASFAQYFNISKDDLI; from the coding sequence ATGACATTAGGTAAAAAGTTGAGACAAATCCGTAAAGATAAGGAAATGACCAAACAAGAACTGAGTGTTGCACTTAATGTGCCGAGAGAAAGAATTAAATTATATGAGAATGGTGAAGAACAGCCATCAGAATTCTATTTGGCAAGCTTTGCTCAATATTTTAACATTTCTAAGGATGATTTGATTTAA
- the feoB gene encoding ferrous iron transport protein B: protein MAMTAQSVKTDSMKDVFNISKSDFQHVIALAGNPNTGKSTVFNYLTGLKQHTGNWPGKTVVSARGEFTHNDAEYVLVDLPGSYSLFAASKDEEVSRDFICYGDYDAVVVVADATCLERNLNLVFQISEITNKLILCINLIDEAKKKNITIDKEGLEKELNIPIVLTSARSGVGMDELKNTIEKVSYNRLEYSPNLLKYDDKTEEKISELIPHLRKLNISNERWTALRLLDSSPDIFSYKKENHLSKESALSIIESTGIESCNTNIREKISEMNYNYANKLKMRYVKEDTKKINRDKKIDDIITSKIFGIPIMLTLLGLIFWITIQGANIPSQFLSNLLFGLKPHLSELLVNAGTNEYIIGALVDGVYSTLAWVVSVMLPPMAIFFPLFSLFEDLGYLPRVAFNLDHLFKKACAHGKQCLTMCMGFGCNAAGVIGCRIIDSPRERLIAVITNNFVPCNGRFPTIIAIASAFFAITSSSLVNGLVPSIFITLMVLIGICVTLLVSYLLSKTLLKGIPSTFTLELPPYRVPQIGRLLYTSIIDRTIFVLSRAIIVAAPAGLVTWMLANIYVGDISILAHVAEFLDPVGKIIGLDGFILMAFIVGLPANEIVLPVLLMAYLSTGTLTEFESIGQLRNLLLDNGWTVLTALNVMLFSLLHWPCSTTLWTIKKETGSIKWTVAAFIIPTAIAFAVCFVTASIYKIIF, encoded by the coding sequence ATGGCGATGACCGCACAATCTGTTAAAACTGACTCGATGAAGGACGTTTTTAACATTTCTAAATCTGACTTTCAGCACGTAATAGCTCTCGCAGGTAATCCAAATACCGGTAAGAGCACAGTATTTAACTATTTGACCGGATTAAAACAGCATACCGGCAACTGGCCGGGCAAGACCGTTGTTTCAGCTAGAGGTGAATTCACACATAATGACGCAGAATATGTGTTAGTTGACCTTCCCGGATCATATTCACTGTTTGCAGCGTCTAAAGACGAGGAAGTTTCAAGGGATTTTATATGTTATGGAGACTATGATGCCGTGGTTGTTGTTGCAGATGCAACATGCCTTGAGAGAAATTTGAATTTAGTTTTTCAAATTTCTGAAATAACAAACAAGTTAATACTATGTATTAACCTTATCGATGAAGCAAAAAAGAAAAATATTACAATTGATAAAGAAGGGCTCGAAAAAGAACTAAACATTCCAATAGTACTTACTTCTGCCAGAAGCGGAGTTGGAATGGACGAACTGAAAAATACTATTGAAAAAGTTTCCTATAACAGGCTGGAATACTCGCCTAATTTATTGAAATATGATGATAAAACCGAAGAAAAAATATCTGAATTAATACCCCATTTGAGAAAATTAAATATTTCAAACGAAAGATGGACTGCTCTCAGGCTTTTGGATAGCTCTCCTGATATTTTTTCATATAAAAAAGAAAATCATCTGAGCAAAGAAAGTGCTTTGTCAATAATTGAATCAACAGGAATAGAATCATGCAATACAAACATAAGAGAAAAAATTTCAGAAATGAATTATAATTATGCAAATAAATTAAAGATGCGCTATGTTAAAGAAGATACAAAAAAAATTAACCGCGATAAAAAAATAGACGACATAATAACCTCCAAAATATTTGGCATACCCATCATGCTTACTCTTTTGGGTTTGATATTCTGGATTACAATCCAAGGCGCAAACATTCCTTCGCAGTTTCTAAGCAATTTATTATTCGGGCTTAAGCCTCACCTATCAGAATTATTGGTAAATGCTGGCACTAACGAATACATAATAGGTGCTTTAGTTGACGGCGTTTACAGTACATTGGCCTGGGTTGTTTCAGTCATGCTGCCTCCAATGGCAATTTTTTTTCCTCTTTTTTCATTGTTTGAAGACTTAGGGTATCTTCCCAGGGTAGCCTTCAACCTTGATCATCTTTTTAAAAAAGCATGCGCTCACGGCAAGCAATGTTTAACTATGTGCATGGGCTTCGGGTGTAATGCTGCCGGAGTTATAGGCTGCAGAATAATTGATTCTCCAAGAGAAAGGCTTATTGCAGTGATTACAAACAATTTCGTTCCGTGTAACGGAAGATTCCCTACAATTATTGCAATTGCATCTGCATTTTTTGCAATCACATCAAGTTCACTCGTAAACGGGCTTGTTCCATCAATTTTCATAACTTTGATGGTTTTAATCGGTATATGTGTTACTCTCTTAGTGTCATACCTTCTTTCGAAAACTCTATTGAAAGGAATACCTTCAACCTTTACGTTAGAACTACCACCTTACAGAGTTCCCCAAATTGGAAGGCTGCTGTACACATCAATTATTGACAGAACTATATTTGTTTTGTCAAGAGCTATAATAGTAGCAGCTCCAGCAGGTTTAGTCACATGGATGTTAGCAAATATATATGTAGGAGATATAAGTATTCTTGCACATGTTGCAGAATTTTTAGACCCTGTCGGGAAAATTATAGGACTTGACGGTTTTATACTAATGGCATTTATAGTAGGGTTACCAGCTAACGAAATTGTTCTTCCTGTATTGCTTATGGCATATCTTTCCACAGGAACCCTCACAGAATTTGAGAGTATAGGACAGTTGAGGAACTTACTTTTGGATAATGGGTGGACCGTACTTACAGCACTTAATGTCATGCTGTTCAGCCTTCTTCACTGGCCGTGCTCCACAACTTTATGGACAATAAAAAAAGAGACCGGTAGCATTAAATGGACTGTTGCAGCCTTTATAATACCTACTGCAATAGCATTTGCGGTCTGCTTTGTAACTGCAAGTATTTACAAAATCATTTTTTGA
- the gltX gene encoding glutamate--tRNA ligase: MDYKKLAEILFPDIHETVEYYENEVFPKRNIPEGAKVTRLAPSPTGFIHLGNLYGAFVDERLAHQSGGAFMLRIEDTDEKRKVEGSVEIIISSLKYFGLNFDEGALLDGEEGNYGPYYQSNRGKIYQCIAKHLVEQGRAYPCFCTEEELEEVRTQQTDENVNTGYYGKWAKDRNLTLEEVQEHLDNNEEFVVRFKSMGTEEGTFDIVDAIRGSLTIHENYQDIVILKTNGIPTYHFAHVVDDHLMRITHVVRGEEWLSTLPIHYEIFNTLGWKTPTYCHTAHLMKIDNGAKRKLSKRKDPELGLGFYMELGYHPAAVREYLLTILNSNYEEWRMANPDTSSEEFEFTLEKMSNSGALFDLDKLNNISKDVMLKIPEEEIYEFLLNWSKEHKTEISEALENNRESVIKLLSVGRSGNKPRKDLMYCRQIFEFIQYYFDEYFGITDSYPENISEDEAKKLLSAYLETYDHADDQSSWFEKIRTIAQENGYAAKPKDYKKNPEMYKGHVGDVSTVIRIALVGKSNSPDIWELQQIMGEEKVRNRMSKAIKE, from the coding sequence ATGGATTATAAAAAGCTGGCTGAAATTTTATTTCCAGACATACACGAAACTGTTGAATATTATGAAAATGAAGTTTTTCCAAAGAGGAACATACCTGAAGGTGCAAAGGTAACAAGGCTTGCTCCTAGTCCTACAGGTTTCATTCATTTGGGAAATCTGTACGGAGCATTTGTTGATGAAAGATTGGCCCACCAAAGTGGCGGAGCATTCATGTTGCGTATAGAAGATACGGATGAAAAGCGTAAAGTTGAAGGATCTGTTGAAATTATTATTTCATCCCTTAAATATTTTGGGTTGAATTTTGACGAAGGTGCATTGCTGGATGGTGAGGAAGGAAACTATGGGCCATACTATCAAAGCAATAGAGGTAAAATCTATCAGTGCATTGCAAAGCATTTGGTTGAGCAGGGAAGAGCATACCCATGCTTCTGCACAGAGGAAGAACTGGAAGAAGTAAGAACACAACAAACGGATGAAAATGTCAACACAGGTTATTACGGTAAATGGGCAAAGGACAGAAACCTGACTTTGGAAGAGGTACAGGAACACTTAGACAATAATGAAGAGTTTGTTGTAAGATTCAAGTCCATGGGTACAGAAGAAGGAACTTTTGATATAGTTGACGCTATTAGAGGAAGTTTAACGATACACGAAAATTATCAAGATATTGTAATATTAAAAACAAATGGTATACCTACATATCATTTTGCGCATGTTGTGGATGATCACCTAATGAGAATTACTCACGTTGTAAGAGGTGAAGAGTGGCTTTCAACGCTTCCTATTCATTACGAAATTTTTAATACTTTGGGATGGAAAACACCGACATATTGCCATACAGCACATTTGATGAAAATTGATAACGGAGCGAAAAGAAAGCTCTCAAAGAGAAAAGATCCTGAGCTTGGACTGGGATTTTACATGGAACTGGGTTACCACCCGGCTGCAGTAAGAGAATATCTGCTGACAATTTTAAATTCTAATTATGAAGAATGGAGAATGGCGAATCCGGATACTTCATCAGAAGAATTTGAATTTACCCTTGAAAAAATGAGCAATTCCGGAGCGCTGTTTGATTTGGATAAATTGAACAACATAAGTAAGGATGTAATGCTTAAAATACCTGAAGAGGAAATTTATGAGTTCCTGCTGAACTGGTCGAAAGAACATAAGACAGAAATTTCAGAAGCTCTTGAAAATAATAGAGAATCGGTTATCAAGCTGCTTTCAGTGGGAAGAAGTGGCAACAAGCCAAGAAAAGACCTTATGTATTGTAGACAGATATTTGAATTTATTCAGTATTACTTTGATGAATATTTTGGAATAACTGACAGCTATCCTGAAAATATTAGTGAGGATGAAGCGAAAAAACTTCTTAGTGCATATTTGGAAACATATGACCATGCTGATGATCAAAGCAGCTGGTTCGAAAAAATAAGGACAATAGCGCAGGAAAACGGATATGCTGCAAAACCGAAGGATTATAAGAAAAATCCCGAAATGTACAAGGGTCATGTTGGCGATGTAAGCACTGTCATAAGAATAGCTCTTGTAGGAAAGAGCAACTCGCCTGACATATGGGAACTGCAGCAGATAATGGGAGAAGAAAAGGTAAGAAACCGAATGTCTAAAGCAATAAAAGAATAA